Below is a genomic region from Brassica oleracea var. oleracea cultivar TO1000 unplaced genomic scaffold, BOL UnpScaffold01327, whole genome shotgun sequence.
CGTACCTAAGCTctcacatatataaataaagcaTATAAGCATCAGATTCCCCGCTATAAAGGTTATTTTCAAAGCCAGCTTCAGCAATCTCTAGTTAAAACATCATTTGGTATTGCTCAACGACAGTTTGAATATACTATAGCTTATAGGTGTAAGGAGTCACCACTACTAACCTATACTGCGTTATGAACATGTAATCAGTCACTAATATGGGTATTATCTCTATggattttatgattaatttgtGGCTGCTTCATGGGTTCTATGGATTTTTTCTCTTATGAATGCaaaagaaatctaaaagtatatATCATGTAGTAATGTAGCTAACTTTTAGCTAGAAGCTTTAGCTAGGGTGTTTAATAAGCAGGAGAGCAAAGGGGATTGGTTTAGTAATGGTTACAGAAATGGTAAAAAAGCCACGTGGATGTGGGTTGCGCATAATGGACCAGAAAGAAAGCCTTTTTAGTCCTAAACTAAAATGtgattaaagagagagagagaccacaAAGAAAGAAGTCAGTCAGAAACCCACGTGCACCTGGGAACTCGACCCCTCTTCTCTGCACAAACCCACTCCTTCATTTCCTCCATTTTCATTCTCACTCAAgcaatctctctctcttctctctctctctctcaaaagaAGCGAACAAATGAACCTGAAAGCTTGacttctcctccttcttcttcgtttAGATGCCTTgaacctctctctctcacacacacacagaaaCAGAGAACTAAAAGAAGTCATCGATGGTGGAAGCAAAGGATCAACAAGACATGGGCGATGGGATGCAATGCGTAAACCATCCCTTCACGAAGAACCCAGGTGGGATCTGTGCTTTCTGTCTCCAAGAAAAGCTCGGAAAGCTCGTCACTTCCTCTTTCCCTCTCCCCAAAcacctctcctcctcctccacctcttcctcatcCCCTTCCTTCAGATCTGACTCTGTCGgctccaccaccaccgccaccaccgtctccgcctctctctccctctccgcCTCCGGAGCCAGAATCGTCAcagccaacaacaacaactacaacaacagcACCAAGCTTCCGTTTTTACTTGCCAAGAAGAAGTCCTCCTCGTCGACGGCCAATATCGTCTTCAAGAGAAGCCAGTCGACGACGACGGCCGCGTACAGAGTCTCCGACTCCACCCCGAGGAAGAAAAGTGGGTTCTGGTCTTTTCTACACCTCCACTCTTACAAACAACATAGCAGCAGCAAGAAAGTCGGAAACTTTCACGACTCCTCGAAGCCCACGACAACAAAACATACTGAAAACGCTTTGTCCAAAACAGAGGTGGTCggatcttcctcttcttcgtccTCTTCGATGTCAAAGAGAGTGAATGGAGGTGGGAGTGGTAACAGAAACGGCATTGATGTGATTGTTGAGGAAGATGGAAGCCCCAACGTTGCGGCAGCACCGCCGAGCGAGAGGAAAGTGTCGAGATCCAGATCTGTCGGGTGTGGAAGCAGAAGCTTCTCTGGAGACTTCTTCGAGAGGATCACTAACGGGTTTGGAGACTGTACTTTGAGGAGAGTTGAGTCACAGAGAGAAGGTGGTAGCAACAAGGGTAAAGTTAGTAGTAGTAGCAATGGTGGTGGTGTGAGGGAGATGGTTAGATGTGGTGGGATCTTTGGTGGGTTTATGATTATGACgtcatcctcttcttcttcctcgtcttccTCATGGGTGTCATCGTCATCAGCTGAACAACAACATCATCAGAACAACATGGCTCATGGTGGAAGGAACAGAGGTTGGGGATGGGCGTTTGCTAGTCCAATGAGAGCTTTTGGTTCTTCTTCTGGGAAGAGAGGTCGTACGATTACAGATTCTACAAGCAAGAACTCTGCTCCGAACTTGGATGCTATTCCTTCATTGTTGGTAGTCAAAAGCTAAATTAAAGAACTTATAATCCCACGTTGCAATAAGTGAACTTAAAACAAGAAAGTTTCATGTTTTCATCATTTTAGATGTTTCCTTGAACATTGGGTTGATGATCTGATAGTATTGTAATGTTACACTACCTCTTCTATGTTAATTATCATCTTTTTTTAGTCAAATAAGGAGAGAAGGGAGCTTAGGATACTCTTTGGGGCTActttcttctgttttatttGTCTTGTTCTcttgattatttttcttataatttttaatccTTGTTTTGTCTCTCTAATCTCTACTTAGAAGAACCATCTGTCTTTTGCTTTGTGTTGTCATTATGGTGTGTTTCTTAGCAttgttaattaaattattaagagAAACCACACTGGAAAAGCCAGTCAAAGGTGAGGTTTTGAAGGGTTTGACTGACTTTTTAAGTGTGAGTTTTGTGTTAAATGAGTGAATCAAAAGGCACATGCCTTTGCACATGCATTATGATTCCATGGTCcccaactaaaaaaaaacttcattttttgttttgtttcttttatatctTGCGACCCAACAAAATTAAGGCATTAACAAACGGTTGTACTGCTACATTCACACATCACACTGATAGTGATTACCTAATCCTTTAAACAGTGCAAACTTGGTTTCACACTGATCTTGTTAAGTGGATCATGGACATTAAAAAACAGAagattttgttattatataacgTGTAGAAGAGGACGTAAGGGGTCCATGAGATGAAAACTACATATTGTGGATTCTGCAAAGCCGAAGAGACAGGGGAAAAAGGGCCCTCCTTCTCATTTACTCTTTaaactttctttttgtatttttccatGGATTTTTATGCATGTTCCAAAGACCAAAACTATCTATAATAGATTATTTAAACGCTGAGCATGTGTCATTAGAGCAGTTTAGTAGGATCGTTCAAGAGATCAAGATCTCAATCAAATTACTAAGCATGTTCTTAAATCACCAAACACTAGCATGCAAATTTCTAGTTCTACCTAGACTAGGATCATTATAACAtggtaaccaaaaaaaaaaaaaaactgcggTCTAGTTAcacaaaactaataataattactTGTAAGCAgtaatggttttgttttgaagaCAAAAACAAAGTAGCCAAACAGTAGAAGTCGTAATCTGAACGAAACACACGGTCTACTGGTCGACGCTCTCTAGAATGATTAATACTACGAAGATGAGTGTAATCAActcataataataaaactatcaaAGATATTTCAAGTCCATAGATTTGATCATTCCACCCTCTAGAATTTAATGGTTTTTGCCGACCCATCTGATTCAATCATGTTGTGTGACAAGAACATGTTGGGTCTATATAAATACTGTTCGTAATGGGGTCAAAGTCCCCCATCCATTTAATACCTCTCTACGACTTCATATGCTCATGTGTTGCGTTGTGAGTTTGGTCTTTCATTTTCGTAGTTATTGCCAAAGCTA
It encodes:
- the LOC106321229 gene encoding uncharacterized serine-rich protein C215.13-like, which gives rise to MVEAKDQQDMGDGMQCVNHPFTKNPGGICAFCLQEKLGKLVTSSFPLPKHLSSSSTSSSSPSFRSDSVGSTTTATTVSASLSLSASGARIVTANNNNYNNSTKLPFLLAKKKSSSSTANIVFKRSQSTTTAAYRVSDSTPRKKSGFWSFLHLHSYKQHSSSKKVGNFHDSSKPTTTKHTENALSKTEVVGSSSSSSSSMSKRVNGGGSGNRNGIDVIVEEDGSPNVAAAPPSERKVSRSRSVGCGSRSFSGDFFERITNGFGDCTLRRVESQREGGSNKGKVSSSSNGGGVREMVRCGGIFGGFMIMTSSSSSSSSSSWVSSSSAEQQHHQNNMAHGGRNRGWGWAFASPMRAFGSSSGKRGRTITDSTSKNSAPNLDAIPSLLVVKS